One window of Desulfobacteraceae bacterium genomic DNA carries:
- a CDS encoding ATP-grasp domain-containing protein — MPLSPRVLVVGTTPDYIDWIRNSRVDGTLFLTDPGLRRRARESAPTPEEEILCDLSDHSRLRHALHAHTERFGQQVVGVAAYDCESMAPAARLAANLGLPYPSLQAVRNCRDKHLSKTLWEAEGLRCPTSRLVRSPADAARFAGELGRPCVLKPLRGSGSELIFRCESAGACVAAFETIASGLRERRSHRLYAAACPPEAPEILAEEWIAGEEFSCDFRVENGRATLIRLTRKILSETGPFGTARGYFLSTAPPAAVGPDSLPQTLYRSAAALGLERALCMLDFKVQDERIVLLELAPRPGGDCLPFLLRRCWGLDILGGFLDFCAGRPVDFTPPTGARPCVGLRLHAPRGGILKRLDARLLAQDPRVREIHLARAPGARVRMPPADYDSWLLGHVIFEPDPDPDPAVQCQRLAAKLAVEMETP, encoded by the coding sequence GTGCCGCTTAGCCCGCGCGTCCTGGTGGTCGGCACCACCCCGGACTACATCGACTGGATCCGGAACAGCCGGGTCGACGGCACCCTGTTTTTGACCGACCCCGGCCTGCGCCGCCGCGCCCGCGAGTCCGCCCCGACACCGGAGGAGGAGATCCTCTGCGACCTGTCCGACCATAGCCGGCTGCGCCACGCGCTGCACGCCCACACGGAGCGCTTCGGGCAGCAGGTGGTTGGGGTTGCAGCTTACGACTGCGAATCCATGGCGCCGGCCGCCCGGCTGGCGGCCAACTTGGGCCTGCCCTACCCGTCGCTGCAGGCCGTCCGCAACTGCCGCGACAAGCACCTTTCAAAGACCCTTTGGGAGGCCGAAGGGCTCCGCTGCCCCACATCCCGCCTGGTCCGCTCGCCGGCCGATGCCGCCCGGTTCGCGGGAGAACTCGGCCGTCCCTGCGTCCTCAAACCCCTCAGGGGGAGCGGCAGCGAGCTGATCTTTCGCTGCGAGAGTGCCGGGGCGTGCGTGGCCGCTTTTGAAACCATCGCAAGCGGCCTGCGAGAGCGGCGCTCACACCGTCTTTACGCGGCCGCCTGCCCGCCGGAGGCGCCGGAAATCCTGGCCGAGGAGTGGATCGCGGGCGAGGAGTTCAGCTGCGATTTCAGGGTTGAAAACGGCCGGGCGACCCTCATCCGCCTGACCCGCAAGATCCTCTCGGAGACCGGCCCCTTCGGCACCGCCAGGGGGTACTTTCTCTCCACCGCGCCACCCGCCGCCGTGGGCCCCGACAGCCTGCCGCAAACCCTTTATCGCAGCGCCGCGGCCCTGGGGCTGGAGCGGGCGCTCTGCATGCTGGACTTCAAGGTTCAGGATGAACGGATCGTTCTGCTGGAGCTTGCCCCGCGCCCCGGCGGGGACTGCCTGCCGTTTCTGCTGCGCCGCTGCTGGGGTCTTGACATCCTGGGGGGCTTCCTGGATTTCTGCGCCGGGCGGCCGGTGGACTTCACGCCCCCGACCGGGGCCAGGCCCTGTGTGGGGCTGCGGCTGCACGCCCCCCGGGGGGGAATACTCAAGCGCCTGGATGCGCGCCTGCTGGCACAGGACCCGCGCGTGCGCGAAATCCACCTGGCGCGCGCACCTGGCGCGCGCGTCCGGATGCCCCCCGCGGACTACGACTCCTGGCTCCTGGGGCACGTCATTTTCGAGCCCGACCCGGACCCCGACCCGGCCGTCCAATGCCAGCGCCTCGCGGCCAAGCTGGCGGTGGAAATGGAGACCCCCTGA
- a CDS encoding GNAT family N-acetyltransferase, translating to MIEVSVCQDLKEAKRHWQRHWPQQCLFDLWPVRACFQAEFNNSPYFLIASRRGSFCGMLALSWIDEEQCFGHFPGELWEGKTWLEQNKILASDPAVAGALLEQVPAAAKIRYLTLGPGLAAPGSENVDEIGYLFLPGQYGYCFPAFLQSFSGKSRKKMRVELDRLKARGVSWRHDSFADVERMFRLNLENFKEYSYFSDDRFLRAFENLASWLQAKDMLRVTTVLIGGEVAAVDIGAVRGATYTVLAGGTHPEFAGVAKLINLHHLEWACQQRFAEVDFLCGEFNWKNRFHLTPRPLFQVCNQQALAEWPAASAPAVSCAA from the coding sequence ATGATCGAAGTCAGCGTGTGTCAGGATCTCAAGGAAGCCAAGCGCCACTGGCAGCGCCACTGGCCCCAGCAGTGCCTCTTTGATCTCTGGCCTGTGAGGGCCTGCTTTCAGGCCGAGTTCAACAACAGCCCGTATTTCCTGATCGCCTCCCGCCGGGGCAGCTTCTGCGGGATGCTGGCCCTCAGCTGGATCGATGAAGAGCAGTGCTTCGGCCATTTTCCGGGGGAGCTCTGGGAGGGCAAAACCTGGCTGGAGCAGAACAAAATTCTGGCCAGCGACCCGGCGGTCGCCGGCGCCCTGCTGGAGCAGGTCCCGGCGGCGGCGAAGATCCGCTATTTGACCTTGGGGCCGGGTCTGGCGGCGCCGGGATCGGAGAACGTCGACGAGATCGGCTACCTCTTCTTGCCGGGGCAATACGGCTACTGTTTCCCGGCTTTCCTGCAGAGTTTTTCGGGAAAATCGCGCAAGAAAATGCGGGTCGAGCTGGACCGTCTGAAGGCCCGGGGAGTGTCCTGGCGCCATGACAGTTTCGCCGATGTGGAGCGGATGTTCCGCCTCAACCTGGAGAACTTCAAGGAATACTCCTACTTCAGCGACGACCGCTTTTTGCGGGCCTTTGAAAACCTCGCCTCCTGGCTGCAGGCCAAAGACATGCTGCGGGTGACCACCGTCCTGATCGGCGGCGAGGTGGCCGCGGTGGATATCGGCGCCGTCCGGGGCGCCACCTACACGGTCCTGGCCGGCGGCACGCACCCTGAATTTGCGGGCGTCGCCAAGCTGATCAACCTGCACCATCTGGAATGGGCCTGCCAGCAGCGATTTGCAGAGGTGGACTTTCTCTGCGGCGAATTCAATTGGAAAAACCGGTTTCACCTGACCCCACGCCCCCTGTTCCAGGTGTGCAACCAGCAGGCCCTGGCCGAGTGGCCCGCGGCGTCGGCCCCGGCGGTTTCCTGTGCCGCTTAG
- a CDS encoding sigma-54 dependent transcriptional regulator, protein MLIRLGLALKDRNLQRYLERKLAEYDVRVESFGQQRTVWQKVLCSGCDVIVISESLLLRPADNGITILNELPESPTTVIIHDSDSAEEHAQLAAAGADVVLYAGISKKSMVEAMETTLESRRQYIMRRRFDRRGLEKPKISDFVSESQAMQLFMEEVLQVIPSDSPILLLGETGVGKEHLAKAIHAESPRSAGPFVSVNTAAMPENLLESELFGHEQGAFTGAIRYRRGAFELAHGGTIFLDEIGEMPLHLQAKLLRVLQDYEVRPVGGEKTIRLDVRVTASTNRSLEAEVARGNFRQDLYYRLSVLTLTIPPLRHRREDIPTMVRRFIAFFRYKIGREINGFSDQALQALSNYDWPGNVRELMNVIERAMLLCKTDVIQMAELPHVFHGNPAVSAAGLTGAARGAAEWLDKTLPEVQKEVLAQVERLYLEMALRKTGGRIAETARIAGIHPRGLYNKMKQAGLRKEAFKK, encoded by the coding sequence GTGCTGATTCGTTTGGGGTTGGCCCTCAAGGACAGAAACTTGCAGCGCTATCTGGAGCGCAAGCTCGCGGAGTACGACGTCCGGGTGGAGTCCTTCGGCCAGCAGCGCACGGTTTGGCAGAAGGTGCTCTGCAGCGGCTGTGATGTGATCGTGATCAGCGAATCGCTGCTCCTGCGACCGGCCGACAACGGCATTACGATTCTCAACGAGTTGCCCGAAAGCCCCACCACCGTGATCATCCATGACAGTGATTCCGCCGAGGAGCATGCCCAGCTGGCGGCCGCCGGGGCGGACGTGGTGCTCTACGCCGGGATTTCCAAAAAGAGCATGGTCGAGGCCATGGAGACCACCCTGGAGTCCCGGCGCCAGTACATCATGCGCAGGCGCTTTGACCGCCGCGGGCTGGAAAAGCCCAAAATTTCGGATTTCGTTTCCGAAAGCCAGGCCATGCAGCTCTTCATGGAAGAGGTGCTCCAGGTCATACCCAGCGATTCGCCGATTCTGCTGCTGGGTGAAACCGGCGTCGGCAAGGAGCACCTGGCCAAGGCCATCCACGCCGAAAGCCCCCGCTCGGCCGGCCCGTTTGTGTCGGTCAACACGGCGGCGATGCCCGAAAACCTGCTGGAAAGCGAGCTCTTCGGTCATGAGCAGGGCGCTTTCACCGGGGCTATCCGGTATCGCCGGGGGGCGTTCGAGCTGGCCCATGGCGGAACCATTTTCCTGGATGAAATCGGTGAGATGCCCCTGCACCTGCAGGCCAAGCTGCTGCGGGTGCTTCAGGATTACGAGGTGCGGCCGGTGGGCGGGGAAAAAACCATTCGGCTGGACGTGCGGGTGACCGCCTCCACCAACCGCAGCCTGGAGGCGGAAGTCGCCCGGGGCAACTTCCGGCAGGATCTCTACTACCGCTTGAGCGTGTTGACCCTCACGATCCCCCCCTTGCGCCATCGCCGGGAGGACATCCCCACGATGGTGCGGCGTTTTATCGCTTTTTTTCGCTACAAAATCGGGCGGGAGATCAACGGTTTCTCGGATCAGGCCCTCCAGGCGCTCTCCAACTACGACTGGCCGGGGAACGTGCGTGAGCTGATGAATGTCATCGAACGGGCCATGCTGCTGTGCAAGACCGATGTGATCCAAATGGCCGAGCTGCCCCATGTGTTTCACGGCAACCCGGCCGTTTCGGCGGCGGGCCTTACCGGCGCCGCCCGGGGCGCCGCTGAATGGCTGGACAAGACCCTGCCCGAGGTGCAGAAAGAGGTGCTGGCGCAGGTCGAGCGGCTTTATCTGGAAATGGCGCTCAGGAAAACCGGCGGCCGCATCGCCGAGACCGCCCGGATCGCGGGCATTCACCCCCGGGGGTTGTACAACAAGATGAAACAGGCGGGGCTGCGCAAGGAGGCGTTTAAGAAATGA